From the genome of Cyanobacterium sp. Dongsha4, one region includes:
- a CDS encoding putative toxin-antitoxin system toxin component, PIN family → MTLNKPLVVIDTCTFISAYLSSNPESSPNKILRKWQQGDFLLIVTPQLLTELITVLERRKVDFRSIVELTKIIKSIAVIKEGIYQTNYLDKIDPKDNIFLSACYEGKANYLVSTDKHLLKLKHFHNTLIFNPQSFLNQLNQYK, encoded by the coding sequence ATGACATTGAATAAACCCTTAGTTGTTATAGATACTTGTACTTTTATCTCAGCTTATTTAAGTTCTAATCCTGAAAGCTCACCGAATAAAATCTTAAGAAAGTGGCAACAGGGAGACTTTTTATTAATTGTCACACCGCAACTTTTAACAGAATTAATCACTGTTTTAGAAAGAAGAAAAGTAGATTTTAGGTCTATTGTTGAATTAACGAAAATTATCAAAAGTATAGCTGTGATAAAAGAGGGAATATATCAAACTAATTATTTAGATAAAATAGACCCAAAAGATAATATTTTTCTATCAGCTTGTTATGAAGGAAAAGCAAACTATTTAGTATCTACTGATAAACATTTATTAAAATTAAAACATTTTCACAATACTTTAATTTTTAATCCTCAATCTTTTTTAAACCAATTAAATCAATATAAATAG